A stretch of the Porifericola rhodea genome encodes the following:
- a CDS encoding PorV/PorQ family protein produces MRWVLVVIGLSLLTVDSYGQLNTPKYSNEFLSIGAGARALGMAATQTAVADDVTSGFWNPASLTDLSHDYEVSLMHAEYFAGIANYDYGSFATPLDSLSTLAISVVRFAVDDIPDTRFLYDANGRIDYNNIRFFSAADYAFLFSYAREFSRIQGLSLGANFKVVHRTVGDFANAWGFGLDAAATYRINDWRFGLMLHDVTGTFNAWTHNSELVSDVYTQTGNVIPANTIEVTLPKASLGIARSWRFWESKIGLLTAADLDFTFDGKRNVLLKSDFSSVDPSLGLEVDYKQLAFVRLGAGNVQQLKDFDGSTYRSFQPDFGLGFRAGSISVDYALTDIGDRSESLYSHVFSLKFSIDREAKQ; encoded by the coding sequence ATGCGTTGGGTTTTGGTAGTGATAGGCTTGAGCCTGCTTACAGTAGATTCGTATGGGCAGCTCAATACTCCTAAATATAGCAACGAATTTCTCTCTATAGGTGCCGGAGCCAGAGCCCTGGGTATGGCAGCTACGCAGACAGCTGTGGCTGATGACGTTACTTCCGGCTTCTGGAACCCCGCCAGCCTTACTGATTTATCTCACGATTATGAAGTGTCGTTAATGCATGCCGAGTACTTTGCCGGCATCGCAAATTACGATTATGGTAGCTTTGCTACTCCTCTGGATTCTCTCAGCACCTTAGCCATTTCAGTAGTGCGTTTTGCTGTGGACGATATTCCGGATACCCGCTTCCTTTACGATGCTAACGGCCGTATAGACTATAATAATATACGCTTCTTCTCAGCGGCAGATTATGCCTTCCTCTTTTCGTACGCCCGGGAGTTTTCTCGTATACAGGGGTTAAGTCTGGGGGCTAATTTTAAAGTGGTACACCGCACTGTAGGGGACTTTGCCAATGCCTGGGGCTTTGGACTGGATGCTGCCGCTACCTACCGTATAAATGACTGGCGTTTTGGGCTGATGCTTCATGATGTTACCGGCACCTTCAATGCATGGACGCATAATTCCGAACTGGTATCAGATGTGTACACGCAAACAGGCAACGTAATTCCTGCCAATACTATAGAAGTTACACTTCCCAAAGCCTCTCTGGGCATTGCACGCAGCTGGCGTTTTTGGGAAAGTAAGATAGGCCTGCTTACTGCCGCAGATCTGGATTTTACTTTTGATGGAAAAAGAAACGTACTACTCAAGTCAGATTTCTCTTCTGTAGATCCCTCGCTGGGCTTAGAGGTGGATTATAAACAGCTGGCTTTTGTCCGTTTGGGCGCGGGCAATGTGCAGCAACTCAAAGATTTTGATGGCAGTACTTACCGCAGCTTTCAGCCTGACTTTGGTCTGGGTTTTCGTGCCGGAAGTATTAGTGTAGATTATGCGCTGACTGATATTGGTGATCGCTCAGAATCTTTGTACTCCCATGTTTTCTCTCTCAAATTTAGCATTGACCGTGAAGCCAAACAGTAG